The Schizosaccharomyces pombe strain 972h- genome assembly, chromosome: I genome contains a region encoding:
- a CDS encoding oxidoreductase produces the protein MTDAGKKERVSILCVGSPSITTLLGWRLQQSSVVTCQETIMFFNAPEPSTNVFTIQSKKFGTRKYRPTYRLSKLEEVTSDSEPFDYVFVSIKPNSRNFQLSNILEPVITAKHTCIVYNSTGAIGVEEALQRQYPENPIFSLITHTPVSQRSVDEFFFGDCAPFYLAPAGSNLEIDQLSRLVEILEGGEISSEILDTLLPLEIEDLALPLSLYPLTVLTQNPNLPKLLERPDINDLHQGILQELDSLCNCLGSSLDVKKLSKQRETLLSHMQVNPAFREYRSNRPVEIVQYLHYCIDLATKQSLQVPRLRTISALISSIQHLPLVQPHHMNDMHGPTDNSPKKNKVLVNMRPINPSSFVSDRHSPLHPYSVPENGKPNMGRIPSAPSLSKGRAMTADNMDMLSLTTRRSRRSLYSPSLMQMQQSLKSDYEGLGRTFDPRFAPRGSPPVRGGKNVLSPEAKEHTHKNISPESSRFGTPSDPNSSSQSLGNEVLSRPNSNSNSAESRNGETDDSGESETYFTLMNNNKGVEPRASVASETSSMTVIPNAMRRFPLARGTSRMKS, from the coding sequence ATGACTGACGCAGGAAAAAAGGAGCGTGTCAGCATTTTGTGTGTTGGTAGCCCTTCCATCACGACTTTATTAGGTTGGAGGTTACAGCAAAGCTCAGTTGTGACATGCCAAGAAACTATAATGTTTTTCAATGCCCCCGAGCCTTCTACTAACGTCTTCACTATTCAATCGAAAAAATTCGGAACTCGTAAATACCGTCCGACGTATCGTTTATCTAAGCTTGAAGAGGTTACCTCTGATTCTGAGCCTTTCGATTATGTATTTGTTTCAATCAAACCTAATTCTCgcaattttcaattgtcCAACATATTAGAACCGGTGATCACTGCTAAGCATACGTGTATTGTTTATAACTCTACTGGTGCCATTGGGGTTGAAGAAGCTTTGCAACGCCAATATCCTGAAAACCCTATCTTTTCTCTCATTACTCATACACCTGTATCTCAACGTTCTGTAGatgaatttttctttggaGACTGCGCTCCGTTTTACTTAGCTCCTGCTGGTTCCAATCTCGAAATTGACCAGCTTTCCAGGTTGGTTGAGATTTTGGAAGGTGGAGAAATTTCATCTGAAATATTGGATACATTGCTTCCCTTGGAAATTGAGGACCTCGCTTTACCCCTCTCTCTTTATCCATTAACTGTACTCACGCAAAATCCCAATTTGCCCAAGCTCTTAGAACGTCCCGATATCAATGACTTGCACCAAGGTATATTACAAGAGCTTGATAGCTTGTGTAACTGCCTTGGATCCTCCTTGGatgtaaaaaaactttCCAAGCAACGCGAAACATTACTTTCGCATATGCAGGTGAATCCGGCTTTTAGAGAATATAGATCAAACCGCCCTGTTGAAATTGTACAGTATTTACATTATTGTATTGATTTAGCTACTAAACAATCCCTCCAAGTTCCTCGTTTACGAACAATAAGTGCATTAATTTCGAGTATTCAACACCTTCCTCTCGTTCAACCACATCACATGAATGATATGCATGGGCCCACGGACAATTCACCtaagaaaaacaaagttTTGGTTAATATGCGGCCTATTAATCCATCATCCTTCGTTTCTGATCGACATTCACCTTTACACCCATATTCTGTTCCCGAAAATGGTAAGCCAAATATGGGCAGAATTCCTTCTGCTCCGTCCCTTTCAAAAGGACGAGCAATGACTGCTGACAATATGGATATGTTGTCTCTTACAACTCGTCGCTCTAGACGTTCTTTGTATTCTCCTTCTTTGATGCAAATGCAACAGTCTTTAAAGAGTGATTATGAGGGCTTGGGTCGAACTTTTGATCCGCGTTTTGCTCCTCGAGGTTCACCTCCTGTTCGTGGTGGAAAAAACGTGTTATCCCCTGAAGCTAAAGAGCATACGCACAAGAATATATCACCTGAGTCATCAAGATTTGGTACGCCAAGTGATCCTAATTCGTCTTCTCAATCACTTGGAAATGAAGTATTGTCAAGACCAAATTCCAACTCTAATTCTGCGGAATCGCGAAACGGTGAAACTGATGACAGTGGTGAATCCGAAACGTATTTTACTCTCATGAACAACAATAAGGGAGTAGAACCTCGAGCTTCTGTGGCTTCTGAGACATCGTCAATGACGGTTATACCTAATGCGATGCGTCGCTTTCCGCTAGCTCGTGGAACTTCTCGCATGAAATCGTAG